GATACGAAAACCGTCCTTTTCCTTTGAGGTCCCTTTTTCCTTCCTGTAAAAGAAGAAGATCATCGAGTCGATATTCCGGAAAGGATTCCGCGTTGATCATTGTCATCGGCAATACGATCCAGAGCAGAATTCCGAATTTTCGCCAATTCGTTTTTTCGTTTCGGATCTGCGGTAGGGATCGACGCGGAGTCAATAAATTGCGTGTTACTTTTGATTTTTCTAATTTAGAATTTTTGAATTTATTGACTGGAGCGGAGAGCCCGGTCCGCGGAGCGGAACCGCCCCGATCCTTCCCTCTCAGAGAAGTGTTTCGAATCTCATCTTCGGAAGAATGCAAGGAAATATCCGGTCAGAATGAGCCAGGATACGATCTGACCCAAAAAGTAAGAGGATGCGGCGCCCGTCGGCCCATACTCGGGTATCAATACGTTCGCGAGCACAAGTCCGCAGACCAATCTGAGTAGCGCAAGAAACGCGAGCATCCGAGGTTGTCCAAGCGCGAATAACGCGATTCCTAACGGAGAAAAAACGAGTTGTAACATATAATTCGGATAGAGTATCTGAAAGACCCCGATCGAATCCGCGTATTTTCCTCGGAACAATAAGTTGAGAATCCACTCCGCGAGAAAAAATCCCGGAGACAACAACACCGCCATCCCGACCGCGAGGAGCATAGACTTCCAGAGAAATTTCGGAAATTCCTCGGAGTCAACGAGCCGGGATAGTTTTGGATAGATGAGAGAATTGATCACCGAAAATAAGATCACGAACCCGCTGAACAATTGTAAGGCGGTTCCATACACGGCCGCAGATTCCTGAGAATGATACCACTTCAAAAAAAAGATTTCCATCCGATCCGAAATCATCGCGAAAATGGACGCCAAGAACGCGTATCCGTTGAACGAAGTCAGGGTCGATGTCATCTCCTTCACCTGCTCCTTCGCTCCGCTCCAGTAGAGTTGGTTTCTCGGAAACACAAAGAAGAATAGAACCAAGACGAACATTGGAGACGCGGTAAATATCGCGAGTATGTCCAAATGCCCGAGAGCCCTTTGGGAAAGATGATCGGCCGCATACAATACGAGTAGCCTCACCAGATTCGGAAGCGGATTCCAAAACGACAAGGAGATGTAATTTCCGAAACAGATAAAGATACTTTCGAAAAACGAGTTGAACGAAAGAACAAAACTTCCCAGGACCAAAAGTGCGACTACGATCGAACTTTCCCGCAATAGCACCGCTCCGATCAGACTGATGAGAGCCAACGCTCCCAACGCTCCGAGCTTGATCCACATCGAAGAGGACAAAAGAACTCCGATCTTTTGTTTGTCTCCGGTTACGGGTGCGAGAAATTTTACGAGCGCCGCGGGAAGTCCGAATTCTGCGATCGCAAGAAGTACGGGTAAAAATCCGGCGTAGTATTGAAAGAGTCCGTTCTCACTTTTCGTGAGTATGTTCACGGAATATACCATGAACACAAGATTAAGAAGCGAGGAAATCGCCTTGGAGATGCTTACAAACAGGGAGGACTTGAACATTCCGGATTTCCGGAATTGAACCACGAGGTTCGAAACTTTTTTCACCTTCCCTGTCAGTTTTAACATTCTATTTTTTGAAATCTGCTTTCTCTCTCCAAAGTGACAAGAGATATACCGAGAAAAAAGCGATGTAACTGCTAACGATCCCGTACCTAAGGTATCTTGCAACCGGATTTTCGGGGAAGAGTTTCTGAACGAGATAACCCGGAAGAAAATAAAAAAGTAAAACTCCCGCAATCAAAATCCCCATCCTTCTCAGACTTTCATCCCGTGTCTTCATGGGTCTCCAATCCAAAGAATGATATTTTGAAATCAGAATTCCGATCAAGAATCCCGCGAGCGCTCCGCTCGCGGAAATCACCTGCTCATACGACTTTGCTTTTTCGATTCCGACTCGATCCGAGTGTAATAAAACCGATGGAAGTGTGATCACGATGATGACCAAAGAAAGTGTTTTTGTATTGGAAAGATTTTGTCCCGGAAACGGATGCGATGCTTCCAACTCCGGCACGTATCGAAATAACAGCTGAACAAAAAGAAGTCCAAGAAGTCCTAATATAAATCCTCCGAGCACGTCTCCTGGAAAATGAACTCCCGCATACATTCTCGATAACGGCATCAATAAGATTACGATTCCCGCGAGCCATCGAAGCGGTTTCGATTTTGTGTTGAGAAAGAGAAGTCCCCAGATCACCACGGAGGTTTGCACGTGACCCGATGGAAATCCGTACGCGAATTCAGTGAGACTCCCAGGTCCCATCCATGCGAGTAAGGGTCTCGGACTTTCAAAAAACGCCTTCGCCAAACCGTTCACGATTCCGGAGGAAAGAAGTCCGATCCCGAGCCGAATCCCTAATCTGCGATCCCAAAAAATATAAACACTCGAAAGAAGAATCATAAAGAAAAGATTTCCTCCGAGATGATGAAACAAAAGAGTCATCCAACCAAGCGCAGGATCCAACGCCGTTCCACGCAACGTTTCTAAAAATCCATTCCCAAACCAAAAAGAGTCTTGAAACCAACTCATATTTTCACCCTTTCTCCTAACGTACTCTTATAAAGAACAACTCGATCTAAAAAATCCAACTTGATGGATTCGATTCCATTCGGTACAATGAATTCTAAATCTAATAATTATTGAACACTTGTTCGAAAAGCAGTTTTTGCATGGAAACCCAAACAGAATCCGACCTTCTTGAAAGTCTTTTCCTCATTCCCAGAGAACCGGTAAAACAATTTCTCCGAACCCTGCTCAACCTCGTCTATTCCGTAGAGGTAACCGGTTTGGAAAACATTCCGGAAACCGGAGGAGCCGTCCTCATTTCGAATCACACGGACAACCTGGATGTAATCGTACAAGGAACCTCCGTTTTAAGAAAAGTGATTTATCTCGGAAAATACGAATTGTTTCATCCTCAAGAAACCGTTCTCGAACTTCTTAACGATCCGAATTCTCCCCTCAATACGTTCCCCTTAAGCCTGATGAAACAAACCCTCGTGGTCGCGCTCAACGCATTGGGAGATCTCCAAGGTAAACAACTGATGCACTGGGGTGGTCATCCGATTCTAAGAGCGCATAACGTGAAAGACGCGAAATCCGCGGCGCAGTATTATGAAGAATTGGAAAATTATATGGTGGAGCTGATCCAAAAAGGGGAACTCATTTCGGTCTATCCTCAAGGAACCAGGGTCGAAAACGTGGAACCCGGATCCTTCAAAGCATTGTCCGCAAAACTCGCGATCCGCGCCGGAGTTCCGATCATACCAAGCGGCATCAATGGCGCCTGGAGAATGATGAAACCCGAAGCCTTTCTTACGGGAAAAGCGTTCGGCACAAAAATCACTTACAATATCGGAAAGCCGATCTATCCGGATCAGTTTCCAAAAGAACCCCTCAAAAAAGCCGCAAAAATGGTGACCGAAGAATTGGAGAATCGGGTGAGAAAACTCATCGATTCCCCTGAAAAATAAATTCAAATTTTTGAATATATCATAGAAGAATGAATATGGAAACACAAATCTACACTCCCAAACACAAGGTCCGTTTTATCACAGCGGCCTCCCTCTTCGATGGGCACGACGCGTCGATCAACATTATGAGGAGAATTCTACAAGCCTCCGGAGTGGAAGTCATTCATCTCGGCCACAACCGTTCCGTGAAAGAAATCGTGGAATGTGCGATCCAAGAAGACGCACAGGGAATCGCGATCACGAGTTATCAGGGTGGTCACGTGGAATATTTCAAATATATGATAGACCTTTTGAAGGAAAAAGGCGCGGGTCATATCAAGGTATTCGGAGGCGGAGGAGGAACCATTCTTCCTTCCGAAATCAAAGAACTCGAAGCCTATGGGGTCGCAAGAATCTATTCTCCGGACGACGGAAGGGAACTTGGTCTTCAAGGAATGATCAACGATCTCATTTCCAAATCCGACTTCATTCCTCCCCTCACCTTCAACGGAACCCTTCACGCGTCTCTCAAAGAAAAAAATCCTTTAGCAATCGCTCAAACGATCACGCTCGTCGAAAATACGTTTGAAAGGGAAGGATTGGAAAAGTCGGCTCTGACGGAAAAACTCCAATTCCCACCTAGCTCAAAAAAAGTTCCGATCCTCGGAATCACTGGAACCGGAGGAGCGGGAAAGTCCTCTCTCACCGACGAACTTGTGCGAAGATTTTTGATCGACTTTCCGGAAAAGACGATCGCGATTCTTTCCGTAGATCCTTCCAAAAGAAAAACCGGAGGGGCGCTTCTTGGCGACCGAATCCGGATGAATTCCATCTCTCACGAAAGGGTTTATATGAGATCCTTCGCGACGAGAGAAGCGAATATTGCGCTTAACAAAAACGTAAAACGAAGTATCGAAGTTTTAAAAAGCGCCGGATTCGATCTGATCCTAGTCGAAACCGCGGGGATCGGCCAGAGCGATTCGGAAATCACAGAAGTCGCGGACGTGTCTCTTTACGTGATGACACCCGAATACGGAGCGGCGACCCAGCTCGAAAAGATCGACATGATCGACTACGCGGACCTGATCGCGATCAACAAGTTCGACAAACGAGGAGCACTCGACGCAATCCGAGACGTAAAAAAACAATACCAAAGATCCAGACAGTTGTTTCAAGAAAACGTGGATACAATGCCCGTCTTTGGAACGATCGCTTCTCAATTCAACGATCCCGGAACGAATAGCCTTTATAGCAATGTCATTCACGCAGTTTCCGAAAAATTGGAACTCGGATGGACGAGCACGTACGGAAAAGAAGCCGGCATGAGCGAAAAGATCTTCATCATTCCTCCGGACCGAGTGCGCTACCTCGCCGAAATTCGCGAAGAATGCAACCGCTACGATCAGATGACGGAAAAAGAATCGGCGAAGGCAAGAAAACTTTTTCAACTCGCGGGCGCACAGGAAGTCCTAAAATCCGCAGGTCAGGACACAAAAATTATAGAATTAGAATATTCTAAAATTGAAAGTTCTCTGAGCCCGGAGGCAAAACAGATTCTCGCGGCATGGGAATCCAAACTCAAAAACTATCAGGGAGAAAGTTTTACTTATAAGGTCCGAGACAAAGAAATCAAGGTCGCAAACAAAACGGAATCTCTGAGTCATTTACAAATTCCTAAGGTGGCGACTCCTAAGTTCAAAGACTGGGGAGAAATCGTACGTTGGTCCTTTCAAGAAAACTTCCCCGGAGAATTTCCGTACACAGCCGGAGTGTTCCCGTTTAAAAGAACCGGAGAGGATCCGACTCGTATGTTTGCCGGAGAAGGCGGCCCTGAGAGAACGAACGCGCGTTTTCACTACGTAAGTTTGGGAATGCCCGCACAACGTTTGTCCACCGCGTTCGATTCCGTGACTTTGTATGGAGAAGATCCCGGAGAAAGACCGGACATCTACGGAAAGATCGGAAACTCGGGAGTGAGCATCGCGACGCTTGACGACGCGAAAAAACTCTATTCCGGATTCGACCTCTGCAATCCGACGACCTCGGTATCGATGACGATCAACGGTCCGGCTCCGATGGTCCTCGCTTTCTTTATGAATACCGCAATCGATCAGGCTT
This window of the Leptospira stimsonii genome carries:
- a CDS encoding oligosaccharide flippase family protein encodes the protein MLKLTGKVKKVSNLVVQFRKSGMFKSSLFVSISKAISSLLNLVFMVYSVNILTKSENGLFQYYAGFLPVLLAIAEFGLPAALVKFLAPVTGDKQKIGVLLSSSMWIKLGALGALALISLIGAVLLRESSIVVALLVLGSFVLSFNSFFESIFICFGNYISLSFWNPLPNLVRLLVLYAADHLSQRALGHLDILAIFTASPMFVLVLFFFVFPRNQLYWSGAKEQVKEMTSTLTSFNGYAFLASIFAMISDRMEIFFLKWYHSQESAAVYGTALQLFSGFVILFSVINSLIYPKLSRLVDSEEFPKFLWKSMLLAVGMAVLLSPGFFLAEWILNLLFRGKYADSIGVFQILYPNYMLQLVFSPLGIALFALGQPRMLAFLALLRLVCGLVLANVLIPEYGPTGAASSYFLGQIVSWLILTGYFLAFFRR
- a CDS encoding phosphatase PAP2 family protein, which codes for MSWFQDSFWFGNGFLETLRGTALDPALGWMTLLFHHLGGNLFFMILLSSVYIFWDRRLGIRLGIGLLSSGIVNGLAKAFFESPRPLLAWMGPGSLTEFAYGFPSGHVQTSVVIWGLLFLNTKSKPLRWLAGIVILLMPLSRMYAGVHFPGDVLGGFILGLLGLLFVQLLFRYVPELEASHPFPGQNLSNTKTLSLVIIVITLPSVLLHSDRVGIEKAKSYEQVISASGALAGFLIGILISKYHSLDWRPMKTRDESLRRMGILIAGVLLFYFLPGYLVQKLFPENPVARYLRYGIVSSYIAFFSVYLLSLWREKADFKK
- a CDS encoding lysophospholipid acyltransferase family protein codes for the protein METQTESDLLESLFLIPREPVKQFLRTLLNLVYSVEVTGLENIPETGGAVLISNHTDNLDVIVQGTSVLRKVIYLGKYELFHPQETVLELLNDPNSPLNTFPLSLMKQTLVVALNALGDLQGKQLMHWGGHPILRAHNVKDAKSAAQYYEELENYMVELIQKGELISVYPQGTRVENVEPGSFKALSAKLAIRAGVPIIPSGINGAWRMMKPEAFLTGKAFGTKITYNIGKPIYPDQFPKEPLKKAAKMVTEELENRVRKLIDSPEK
- a CDS encoding methylmalonyl-CoA mutase family protein — its product is METQIYTPKHKVRFITAASLFDGHDASINIMRRILQASGVEVIHLGHNRSVKEIVECAIQEDAQGIAITSYQGGHVEYFKYMIDLLKEKGAGHIKVFGGGGGTILPSEIKELEAYGVARIYSPDDGRELGLQGMINDLISKSDFIPPLTFNGTLHASLKEKNPLAIAQTITLVENTFEREGLEKSALTEKLQFPPSSKKVPILGITGTGGAGKSSLTDELVRRFLIDFPEKTIAILSVDPSKRKTGGALLGDRIRMNSISHERVYMRSFATREANIALNKNVKRSIEVLKSAGFDLILVETAGIGQSDSEITEVADVSLYVMTPEYGAATQLEKIDMIDYADLIAINKFDKRGALDAIRDVKKQYQRSRQLFQENVDTMPVFGTIASQFNDPGTNSLYSNVIHAVSEKLELGWTSTYGKEAGMSEKIFIIPPDRVRYLAEIREECNRYDQMTEKESAKARKLFQLAGAQEVLKSAGQDTKIIELEYSKIESSLSPEAKQILAAWESKLKNYQGESFTYKVRDKEIKVANKTESLSHLQIPKVATPKFKDWGEIVRWSFQENFPGEFPYTAGVFPFKRTGEDPTRMFAGEGGPERTNARFHYVSLGMPAQRLSTAFDSVTLYGEDPGERPDIYGKIGNSGVSIATLDDAKKLYSGFDLCNPTTSVSMTINGPAPMVLAFFMNTAIDQACEKYIKAQGIETEVRKKIESIYKEKNLPVPKYNAAIPEGNDGLGLLLLGVTGDQVLEKEIYEKIKTETLKVVRGTVQADILKEDQAQNTCIFSTEFALKMMGDIQEFFITKQVRNFYSVSISGYHIAEAGANPITQVAFTLANGLTYVEYFLSRGMKIDDFAPNLSFFFSNGIDPEYAVIGRVARRIWAKAMKYKYGANERSSMLKYHIQTSGRSLHAQEIAFNDIRTTLQALYAIFDNCNSLHTNAYDEAITTPTEESVRRAMAIQLIINRELGLAKNENPGQGAFIIEELTDLVEQAILEEFHRISERGGVLGAMEMMYQRNKIQEESLYYESLKHSGEFPVIGVNTFLSKEGSPTIIPEEVIRSTDAEKQDQIKALREFQKRNENRSASRLEQLKKASLTNGNIFQELMETSKVASLGQMTHSLYEVGGQYRRSM